The genomic interval TGCGCGAGTTCCGCGAGTGGGCCACGGCGCCGGTGCTGGTGCTGTCGGTGCGCGCCAGCGAAGGGCAGAAGGTGCAGGCCCTGGACGGCGGCGCCAACGATTACGTGACCAAGCCGTTCGGCATCCAGGAGTTCCTCGCCCGGGTTCGGGCGCTGCTGCGCCAGGCGCCGGCAGGAGAAGCGCAGCAGGCCGCGCTGAACTTCGGCCCGCTGACCGTGGATCTGGCGTACCGCCGGGTGACGCTGGACGGCGCCGAAGTGGCCCTGACCCGCAAGGAGTACGCGGTGCTGGCGCAGCTGGCGCGGCATCCGGGACGGGTGATCACCCAGCAGCAATTGCTCAAGGACATCTGGGGCCCGACCCACACCGAGGACAGTCACTACCTGCGCATCGTGGTCGGGCACCTGCGCCAGAAACTGGCGGACGACCCGACCCGTCCGCGGTTCATCGTCACCGAGGCGGGGGTGGGGTATCGGTTGTTGAGCGAGGCCAGCCTTTAGCCGTGTGACGGATGGCCGGCCCTATCGCCAGCAGGTCGGCTCCCACAGAGGATTTGTGAACGCCGCCAGTTCCTTGTGGGAGCCAGCCTGCTGGCGATGGCGCCAATCCAGGCACCGCAGAGCAAGGGCAAGTACAGTTGTTCTCACAGGTTTGCGCCGAAGTGCAGTGGTGGTGAGCGACCGCAATCACTGTGGGAGCGGGCTTGCCCGCGATGGGGCCCTGTCAGGCCATGCGGCCCTCAAGGCTGCTCGCCCTCGTACCGGTCCAGCGTGTCCCGCGCGATCTCCCTCCCCAGCGCGATCAATTCCGGCGCCTTGTAGAACTCAAAGAACCGGCACACCCGCTTCGGCACGTTGATCAGCACGTCCGGCGGATACCCGGCGATCTTGTACTGGGCCAACGAGGTCTGCATCACCTCAAAGCTCTGGTTGATCAGGTCCAGCAACGACGCCGGCCCCACGTTATCGATGATGAACGAACCGGTGGCCGACTTCGGCGCGCCGTCGCGCTCGGGGGCGGCGGCGGGTTGCTGGGTTTCCGGTTCGGCGCCTTCGACCCACGGATTGATCTCCGCCGCCTCGGCCCGCAGCGCTTCCTGCTCCAGCATCAGCAGTTGCTCGGCCTGCTTGCGCCGGAACGGCATCTTCGAGCCCAGTGAGCTGATCAGGCTGTCGAAGCGGGTGCGGAACGCAGCGGGGCGCTGGATCACCGGCAGCTTGTAGTGGCGTTGGTTAGTGGCGTTGAGGTTCACGGCGATGATCAGGTCGCAGTGGCTGGACACCACCGGCACGATCGGCAACGGGTTGAGGATGCCGCCGTCCACCAGCATCCGGTTGCCTTGCATCACCGGGGTGAACAGGCTGGGAATCGCCGCCGAGGCGCGCATCGCCTGATGCAGGCAGCCTTCCTGGAACCAGATCTCCTGCTGGTTGGTGAGGTCGGCGGCCACCGCCGTGTAGGGGATGCGCAGGTCTTCGATGTTGATTTCGCCGACGATCTTGCGGATCTGGCCGAAGACTTTCTCGCCGCGGATCGCGCCGAGGCGGAAACTGACGTCCACCAGCCGCAGCACGTCCAGGTAGTCCAGGCTCTCGATCCAGTTGCGGTACTCGTCCAGCTTGCCGGACGCGTAGATCCCGCCGACCACCGCCCCCATCGAACAGCCGGCGACGCAGGCGATCTCGTAGCCCCGCCGTTCGATTTCCTCGATGACGCCGATATGGGCATACCCTCGGGCGCCACCGGAGCCCAGCACCAGTGCGACACGCTTTTTCATCGGACTTCCTCCCCTCACGCCTGCACAATGCACCCATCCGGGGCCGGGCTTCAATCGGTCGGGTCGCGCGGGGCGGCGAGGGTGTCGCTTTTTCGATGCCGGGCGACCCTTCGCGGCTATCTTTAAAGTATTGCCCTGCGCGGGTGGCCCAAGGCACTTTTGCGCCGTCGAACCGTCTTACCTGCACGACTGTTGACCTATCTCTGAGGTGTGAGTGATGAAAGCCTGGATCTGTGTACCCCTGATGGCGCTGGCGTTGGCCGGTTGCGCGGGCAAGACGGCCTACCGCGACAGCTGCGGCAGCCAGCTCGACGCGGCGTGGCACGAGCTCGATCTGGCCAAGGCCGAAGGGTTCGCCGGGACGGTGAGCTATTCCAAGGCCCTGTCGCTGCTGACCGCCGCCAAGACCCAGCAGCAGTTCGAAGGGTTCGAGGGCTGCACCAAGAAAGCCGAGAAGGCGCGCTTCTACATTCGCGAGTCCCGCGCGGGGCGATAGAGGCGCCCATCAGCGCTAAGCTTAGGGCGGCAAGCCCGTGCGGCTTGTCGCTTGAGCCGTCCCGCTTGCCGCTGTTTACGGAGTGAACCCATGATCGATCGGTTGGTGGCCCATGTCCTGGGCCTGGAAGTGCGGTTGCTGGCCTGTCAGGCGCGTCTGGCGGCGCGTACCGATCCGGAGGCGCTGCACGACCTGCGCACCACCGTGCGCCGCTTGCGCAGCCTGCTGAGGCCGTTGCGCGGGCTGCCGGGTGTCGAGCAACTGGAAGGGGCGGCCGCCGCCGTCGGGCAGTTGACCACGCCATGGCGTGACCGCGAGGTGTTGGCGGCCTACTTGCTCAAGCATGGCCGGCCTGAGGCGGCCCATCGGCGCTTGGCGCAGATGGCCGAGGCGTACCCGGCGCTGGCGGCGAGCGCGGAACTGGCGTCGCTGCTGATGATCCTCGATGCCTTTCCCCGTTTCCTGCGCGCCTCCCAGCGCCAGGGCCTGCTCAAGGGGCTGGACACGCGCATCGGCAAGCGCCTGCGCAAGCAGTGGAAGAACCTTGACGAGGCGCTGCACGACCCGGCCCACGACCGCCATCGCCTGCGCCTGCTGATCAAGCGCGTGCGTTACGGCATCGAGGCCTACCCCGAACTGGACCGCCTGCCCGCCGCAGCGATGAAGCATCTGAAATCCGCCCAGGGCGCGCTGGGCGACTGGCACGATTGCTGGCAATGGCTGGCCAAGGCCGAACAGGAAGCGGATCTGCTGCCCTGCGTTCCGACCTGGCAGGCGACCATGGTCAGTGCCGAGGCCAAGGCCGACCGTGTCCTCGACAGGCTCAGCGAGGCCTGCTTCAAGCCCTGAACCTGCCCTTGTGGCAGCGAGCCCCGCAGCCCTGTACGGCCTTTCTGTCAGTCGATTTGACCGGAATAGACGCTGCGGCGCTTTGCCGGGCTGGTTAAGATCCCGGCTTTCACTCTTTCGTACCCGAGGTTCCCATGCGCTTTTGCGATCTGCTCGATGCTGTCCGCCGTCAACCGGAGCTGTCGGTTCCGGCCGAATGGGGGCAGGGCCGGGCCAGCTTCGGCGGCCTGGTGGCAGCGCTGCAATATGAAGTGATGCGCGCCAAGGTGCCGGCGGAACGTCCGGTTCGCTCGCTGGCGATCACCTTTGTCGGCCCGGTGGAGCCTGAGGTGCCGGTGAGCTTCGAGGTCGAGGTGCTGCGCGAGGGCAAGGCGGTCAGCCAGGTGCTGGGCCGCGCGACGCAGAACGGCCAGGTGGTGACCCTGATGCAGGGCAGCTTCGGCGGCTCGCGCACGTCGGAAGTGGCGGTCGACGCCCAGCCGGCGCCGCAGATGAAGCACTGGGACGACTGCCAGGAACTGCCCTATATCAAAGGCGTCACGCCGGAGTTCATGCGCCATCTGGCGATGCGCTGGAGTGTGGGCGGCATGCCGTTCACCGGCAACAAGTCCCGCGACATGGGCGGCTGGGTGCGCTTGCGCGGCGACGTCCCTGAAGAGCCGGTCAACGAATCGCACCTGCTGGCGCTGGTCGATGCCTGGCCGCCTGCGCTGCTGCCGTTCCTGAGCAAGCCGGCGCCGGGCAGCACCCTGACCTGGACGGTGGAATTCGTGCAGCCGCTGCGGGATTTGACCACGCTGGACTGGTGCAAGTACCTGGCGCAGATCGAGTACGCCGCCGACGGTTACGGCCATGTGGCGGCCAAGCTGTGGAGCGCCGAAGGGGAATTGATCGCGATGAGCCGTCAGACGGTGACGATCTTCGCCTGACTCAATGCCGGCGGTGGCGCTCACGCCAGGCGCGCCACCAGCCGCCGCTGAGCAAGAACCGCGGGAACGTCAGGAACTGCTCGACCAACAGGCGCGATACGGCATCCTTGCGGTCACTGAACGGCTCGGAGGCCTGGGCCTCCAGGCTGTGCCCGTGGCGCTGCAGGGCCAGCGCCGCCACGATGCCGATCACGCCGATGGCGACGCTCGCCAGGCTCAGGCTGAACACCCCCGACACGATCAGCAGAAACGCGACGATGAACAGCGGCACGGCGATCAGGTGCAGCACCAGGTTGGTCGGGTGCTGATGATTGTGCGGGTAGGCGCGCCATTGCCAGGCGGGAAGGTTGGGGTGACGTTTGCCCATGTCTGCGGCTCCTTGTGCCATGTTCGGTGCATGGCTGAAGGATAGGCCCGGGCAGGGAGGGCGGCGAATCAAGGTTGGCTATTGAAGCGATAGGCGTCATGGCCGGACTCGATGTCGTCCGGACCGACGCCTTCGCGATGTGTGCGTTACAGCTTCAGTTGCCCGATGGCCTTGCTCAGTTCGCCGGCCAGGGTCGCGAGTTCGTTGCTGGTGGTCGCCGAATCCACGGTCTGCTGCACGGTGTCTTCGGTCACGTCGCGGATGCTCACCACCGCACGGTTCATCTCTTCGGCCACCTGGCTCTGCTGTTCCGCCGCCACCGCGATCTGCGTGTTGCTCTCGCGCATCTGCGCCACGGCGCCGGTGATTTCCGCCAGCGCTTCGCCGGCTTCCTGGGCCTGCTGCACGCAGTCGTCGGCCTTGTACGAACTCTCCTGCATGAAGTCCACCGCATCGCGGGTGCCGGCCTGCAGCGCCGAGACCATGGTGGTGATTTCGTCGGTGGAGGTCTGCACGCGCTTGGCCAGGTTGCGCACCTCGTCGGCGACCACCGCGAACCCGCGCCCCATCTCGCCGGCCCGGGCCGCTTCGATGGCGGCGTTGAGGGCGAGCAGGTTGGTCTGTTCGGCGATGCTGTGGATGACGCTGACCACGCCGTTGATCTTCTGGCTGTCCTCGGCCAGGCGCTGGATCATTTCCGCCGTCTGCTGCACGCCGCTGGACAGCCCGGCGATGGACTGCTGCACCCGGCTCACCACCTGCTGGCCGCTGCCGGCCAGGCCGTCGGCGGTCTGCGACAGGTCGCGGGTGGCGCCGGCGTGCTGGGCGATGTGGTGGACGGTGGCGGTCATTTCGTTGATGGCCGTGGCGGCCTGATCGGTTTCGCTCTGCTGGCCGAGCATGCCGTGGCGCACCTCGTTCATGCTCGACGCCAGGCGCGCCGCACCGACGTCCAGTTGCCGCGCGGTGTTGGCGACCGTGGTCACCACCCGCTGGTAGCCGGCCTGCATGGCGTTGAAGGCGTTGGCCATCTGGCCGACCTCATCCTTGCACGCCAGCGGCACCCGGGCGCTCAGGTCGCCGGTCTTTTCGACGTGCAGCATCACGTCCTTCAAAGTGTTGAGCTGGCTCAGCAGAAAGCGGATCAGCAGTTGCGACGCCCCGAGCATCGCCAGCATCAGGATGAACACCGCCACCGCATAGTTGGCGAAGCGCTCACTGAACACCTGGCTCATGCTCGGGCCGTAGGCGATGACCGCGACTTGCTGGCCGTCGGCGCGGCCGAACACTTCGGCGCCCATCAGCGGGTTTTCGCCGAACAGCGGCAGATGGTTGATCTCGACCCAGCCGTTGCCGTCGGTGATTTCCAGCAAGGGCTGGTCGTTGAGGCGAGGGGCTTCGCCGCGCTTGAACGTCAGCACCTGGTCGGTCTTGGGCAGCGCTTGCCCGGCCGGCCAGGTCTTGAGCAATTGCGCCTGCGCCTGTGCGGACGCCTGGGCGGCATGGCTGCGGGACTGCTGCTCCAACTGCACGGCGTACAGCACCAGCAGCAGGGTGGTGACGAAGGCGACCGCGTTGACCGCCCAGAATTTGTATTTCAGCGAGATATTGCTAAGCCAGGCACCCATGGAGGTCTTCTCTGATAGCGGAAACAGTTTTGGCAAGGTGCCAGCATTGTGCCGGTATCGTGGGCGCGGAATCTTGATGTGCATCAAGGCCTGGTGCTGTGGGAGTCAGCAGGCTGCTCCCGCAGGGTTATCACGGCAGGGCGGGCAGGCCGTAGAACGCCCGGGCGCAGGCGGTGGTGTGGGCCGCCAGGTCAGCCTCGGTTTCGCCGCGGTGGAGGGCGACTTCGCGCAGCACTTCGGTGAGGTAGGCCGGCTCGTTGCGCCCGTTCTTGGGCTTGGGCCGCAGGCTGCGCGGCAGCAGGTACGGCGCATCGCTTTCGAGCATCAGGCGACCGCGCTTGATCTCCTTCACCAGCGGGTGCAGGTGGGTACCGCGGCGCTCGTCGCAGATCCAGCCGGTGATGCCGATGTGCAGATCCAGGTCGAGGTAACTGAACAGCGCCTTCTGTTCACCGGTGAAGCAGTGCACCACGGCGGCGGGCAAGCGGTCGCGGAAGTCGCGCAGGATGTCCAACAGGCGCTGGCTGGCGTCCCGTTCGTGGAGGAACACCGGCAGTTGCAGCTCGGCGGCCAGGGCCAGATGTTCTTCAAGCACCTTTTCCTGCTGCGGACGCGGGGAAAAGTCGCGGTTGAAGTCCAGTCCGCATTCGCCCACGGCCACCACGCCCGGCTCCTTCAGCAGGGCTTGCAGGCGCCGTGCGCTGTCGGCGTTCCAGTCGCTCGCCGAGTGCGGGTGGATGCCGGCGGTGGCGAACAGCCGTTGCCCGCTCTCGTCCAGTTGCCGGCACAGTTCCAGCGCCTGTTCGCTGCCCTCGACGCTGGTGCCGGTCAGCACCAGTTGGCAGACGCCGGCGGCGTAGGCGCGGTCGAGCACGGCCTGGTGTTTGTCGGCGAAACTGGGGTTGGTCAGGTTGACGCCGATGTCGATGAGTTGCATGGTGCTTCCTCGGGCCGAAGGCCGGAAAGCATATCAGAGCCGTAGATTTATAAGAAAAGCCAAGAACTACAACACCTTATGGCTGTCTGTTGAGGCCGCGGGACAGGTTGGGCTGGCAGCAATGCCATCACTGTGCCAGTCTTTCGCACTTTGCCAGCGCGTCAGGCGCTCTGTTTTCGTCGGTGTTCTTTGCCCGTTCCCGGGTGAAGGCGCCCCCTGTTCTTTCCGGAGAGTGGATGGTTCGTCCCTCGGTGTTGCTCCTGCTGTGCGGATCGTTGCTGCTGCCGATGACGGCCGCCGCGCGCCTGCCCGGCCCGCTGCAGGCCGTGCCGGCCGCCAAGGTGCGCGACCTGGCCGAGATCCGCAGCAGCCGCGTGCTGCGGGTGCTGGTCAACCAGAGCCGCAACAGCTCCGGCGAAGTGCAGGGCCAGGCCATCGGCGTCGAGTATCACCGCCTGCGCGCCTTCGAGCAGTACCTCAACGGCCATGCCCGTGACGGTCAGGAAATCAGCCTCAAGATCATTCCCAAGGCCAAGGACCAACTGCTCGGTGCCTTGCAGCGGGGCGAGGGCGATCTGGTGGCGCCGGGGGAACTGCTGGACCTGCAGCCCGGCCATGCGGTCGCCAGCAGCGAGCCGATCGCCAGCAACGTGCCGCTGGTGCTGGTGGGCATCAAGGGCGAGCGGCGCTACACCAAGGTCGAGCAACTGGCCGGCAAGACCCTGGCCCTGCCCACCGGCAGCGCGGCGGGGGAGGCGGTCGACCGGCTCAACCAGAAACTGGCGCTGCACAAGCTGGCGCCGATCAAGATCGAATGGGTCGACCCGACCCTGGCGGTCGAGGATGTGCTGGAAATGGTGCAGGGCGGCATCTTCCACCTGACCATCGTCGAGCAACCCATCGCCGAGCGCTGGGGCAAGATCTTGCCCAAGCTGCGTTTCGACAAGCAGTTGATGATCAGCGAACCGGGCGAGGAATACTGGTTCGTGCGCCGGGACGCGTCGATGCTGCGGGCGAGCATTGACCGGTTCCTGACCGGCTACAAGAAGCCGGCCAACGAAGACGCAGCGTTCCTGCGCATCTACCGCCGTCTCTATCAAGTGCACTATCCGTTGGCCAAAGCCGATCGCCAGCGCCTGGAGAGCCTGCGCCCGACCCTGCAGAAACACGCCGAAGCGCAGAACATGGACTGGCTGAACCTGGCGGCGCTGGCGTTCAAGGAGTCGGCGCTGCAACCCGGCGCGCGGGGCGGCGGCGGGCCCACCGGCCTGATGCAGATCACACCGTCGGCCGCGCAACGGGTCGGCGTGGGCAACATCCAGAATCTCGATGGGAATGTGCAGGCCGGGGCCAAGTACCTGGCGATGATCCGCCGCAAGTTCTTCAACAGCCCCAAGCTCAACGAGCGCGAGCGCATGGCGTTCACCCTGGCCGCCTACAACATCGGCCCCGAGCGCGTGCAGGGCATGCGGGCCGAGGCGCGGCGGCGGGGCCTGAACCCCAACCAGTGGTTCTTCCAGGTCGAGCGCATCGCCATGGAGCAGGTGGGAATGGGGGCCGTCAGCTATGTTAATAGCGTGAACAAGTACTACTTGGCGTTCGACCGGGAGCGAGAGTCGCTGGAGCCCCGGGGACAGAAAGTCGTCTCACGCAAATAATCTAATAAATTGATTGTTATGGCGGAATTTTTGCGCTTTTAACATAAATTTTTCTGATTAATATAGCGGCCAACCACACACACTTTCCCCAAGAAGTTAAGGAACGCAAACATGACCTCTCTGATCAACAAAGTACTGTTCACCCGCGCCGGCTACGGCCTGACCGTTCTGCGCATCGCCGTCGGCGTGATCTTCGCCGCCCACGGCGCGCAGAAACTCTTCGGCCTGTTCGGCGGCTACGGCCTGGCCGGCACCGCGCAGTACATGGAAAGCATCGGCCTGACGCCGGGCTACCTGATGGCGACGCTGGCCGGCGGCACCGAGTTCTTCGCCGGCCTGGCCCTGATCATCGGCCTGCTGGTGCGTCCGGCGGCGCTGGGCCTGACCTTCCTGTCGCTGGTGGCGATCTTCACCGTGCACATCGGCAACGGCCTGTTCATGGCCAACAACGGCTACGAGTTCGCCCTGGCCCTGCTCGGCGGCAGCATCGCGGTCCTGATCGAAGGGGCCGGCAAACTGTCGGTGGATCGCGCCATCGCCGGCTGACCGCTCTGGAACACGGCAAAAGGCCCGCATTGCGCGGGCCTTTTTTGTTGCGGCCGATTCTTGACACTCCACAGCCGCGTTCTCTAGGATGCCGCTCATGCGCCGATTTAAACAGCTACTTGCGGGGCGCCAGGTGACTCATCCAGTCGCCGTCAGAAGCCGGTTCGGGCTTCGAAATACCGCTAAAGCGCTGGTTCGGTGTTGCCTCTCACCTGCCATGCAGACTTTTGAGGCAGAGACACGACACATGAATGCACTTCGCCCTCCAGCACGTCCCGCGCCGATCACGGCACACATCACCCAGCGCAATCCAAAGATCCTGCTTGGCGGCAAGCATCAGCCGACGTTGCTGCGTTACCTCGACGGCTGGCCACGCCGCAGCGGCGGCCCTGCCGCGTTCCTCATCCAGTTTGTCGACGACGGCGAGTCGCTGGCGCGTTTCGCCGACGACAGTTTCGATCTGGCGGTGATTCAGGCTCCGGGCCGCGACGAGGCGCCGCAGATGATCAGGCAACTGACCCGCGTGGCGCGCCAAGGGCTGATCGCCCGGCGCTGAGCCCCTAGGGATACTCGATGGCGACGATGTACACGAACTGCTCGCCGGTCGGCGTCTGCACCCGCACTTCCGCATCCAGCGCCTTGCCGACGAGGGCCCGGGCCAGGGGCGAGTCGATGCTGATCAGGCCCAGCTTCAGATCCAGTTCATCGGGCCCGACGATGCGGTAGCGCGACTGCTTGCCGTCTTCGTCCTCGATGGTGACCCAGGCGCCGAAGTAGACCTTGTTCGGGTCGCTGGGCTTTTCGCTGACGACCCTCAGCGCCTCCAGGCGTTTTGTCAGGAACCGCACCCGGCTGTCGATCTCGCGCAGCATCTTTTTGCCGTAGGTGTACTCGGCGTTTTCCGAGCGGTCGCCCTGGGCCGCCGCCTCGCTCACCGCCTGCGTCACTTGCGGGCGGCGCACGTGCCACAGCTCATGGAATTCGGCGCGCATCCGCGCTTCGCCTTCGGGGGTGATCAGGGCGGTGCCGGCGGTGCGGGGAGGGCGGTAACGGCTCATGTCGAAGTCTTGTGGGGAAGAGGGCTGGAGTCTATCAACCCTCGCGCAGCACTGTCAGCGGGCTTGAGTTGAGGGCCCTGCGCGTGCCGAACACGCCGGCGGCGCCGATCAACGCTGCGCCGATCAGCGGCAGCACCAGCAACCACGGGTGCGGATGCCACGGCAAATCGAACGCGTAGCGGTACAGCACCAGGCTCACCACCTCCGAACCGATGGCCGCCAACAGTCCGCTGACCGCGCCGAGCAGGCCGAACTCGATCCGCCGCGCCTTGACCAGCACCTGCCGCTGCGCGCCGAGCGCACGCAGCAGCGCACCTTGGCGGATGCGCTCATCCAGGGTGGCCTGCAACCCGGAAAACAGCACCGCCATCCCGGCGGCCAGCACAAACAACAGCACATACTCCACCGCCAGGGTGACCTGGGCGAGGATGCTGCGCAGCTGTTCGAGCAGGGCTTCGACCTGCAGGATGGTCACCGCCGGGAAGGCCCGCGACAGTTCGACGATCTGCAGGTCGTGGCCGGGCGCCAGATAGAAACTGGTCAGGTAGGTCGCCGGCAGGTCCTTCAGGGTGCCGGGCTGGAAGATCATGAAGAAGTTCGGCTGGAAGTTGTCCCAGTTGATCTCCCGCAGGCTGGTGACCCTGGCCTCGCGGTTGACCCCGCCGACGCTGAACGCCATGAGGTCGCCGAGCTTGAGCTTCAGGCTTTCGGCGACCTTGCCTTCCACCGAAACGCCCGGGACACCGTCCGCCGGCTGCCCGCTCCACCACGCGCCGGCGGTGATCCGGTTGCCCGCCGGCAGGTCGGCGGCCCAGGTCAGGCTCAGGTCGCGCTGGACCGCCCGGTCGCCGGCCGAATCCTTGCTGACGATCTGCTGCACCGGTTCGCCGTTGATGCTGATCAGCCGCCCCGGCACCACCGGATACAGCGGCGCCGCTTGGGCCGATACGTTGATCAGGTGATCGGCGAAGGCTTGCTTGTCCGCCGGCAGGATGTTCAGGGCGAAGTAGTTCGGTGCGTTCTTCGGCAACTGGTTCTGCCAGGTGTCGAGCAGTTCGCCGCGCAGCAAGGCGATCAGCGCCATGGACAGCAGGATCAGGCCGAAGGCCAGCGCCTGGCCGGCGGCCGCCAGCGGATGGCGCAGCAACTGGCCCAAGCCCAGGCGCCACGGCAGCGGTGCGCGGGCCAGCAGGCGACGCAGGCTCTGCAGCAGCGACAGCAGCAGGCCGCCCAGCACCAGGGCGGCGACCACGCCCCCGCCCAGCAGGGCGAAGGTCAGGAGCAGGTCCAGGCTCAGGCGCCACATGATCAGGCCGAGCGCGCCCAGCGCCGCACCGTAGACCATCCAGGCGCTCGACGGGATCGGCAGCATGTCCCGGCGCAGCACCCGCAGCGGCGGCACGCGGCCCAGCGCGGCGAGCGGCGGCAAGGCGAAGCCGGCCAGCGCCACCAGCCCGGTGCCGATCCCGGCCAGGGCCGGCAGCAAGGTGCCCGCCGGCACATCGGCCGGCAGCAGGTCGTGCAGCAACGCGAACAGCCCCAGTTGCGCCAGCCAGCCGAGCAACGCGCCGCCGAGGCTGGCGAACAGGCCAAGCACCAGCAGTTGCAGGCTGAACAGCACCAGGGTTTCCCGGCGCGACAGACCGAGGCAGCGCAGCAGGGCGCTGGCGTCGAAGCGGCGGCTGGCGAAACGGTTCGCCGACAGCGCCACCGCGACGCCCGCCAGCAGCACCGCCACCAGGCTGGCCATGTTCAGGTAGCGCTCGGCCTTGCCCAGCGCGCCGCCGATCTGCCGGTTGCCGTCGCGGGCGTCCTGAATGCGCTGGTTGGCGGCCAGTCCGGGTTTGATCAATTGCCGGTAGGTCTCCAGCGCCTGGGGCTGGCCGCGCCACAGCTCGCGGTAGCTCACCCGGCTGCCGGGCTGCACCACGCCGGTGGCGGCCAGGTCCTCAAGGTTGATCAGCACCCGTGGCGTCAGGCTGTAGAAGTTGCCGGCGCGGTCGGGCTCGTAGGTCAGCACCCGGGTCAGCTTCAGGGCCTTTTGGCCGACGTCGATGCTGTCGCCGATCTTCAGGTCCAACGCCGTCAGCACGCGTGCCTCGACCCAGGCCTCGCCGGGTTGCGGCTCGCCGCCCGCTTCTTCGGCAGCGAAAGGGGCGGCTGCGCTTTTCAGTTCGCCGCGCAGGGGATAGGCGCGATCAACGGCCTTGATGCTCGACAGTTGAATGCCGTTGTCGGTGGCGATGACGCTGGAGAACTCCACCGCTTGCGCGTGGTCCAGGTGCAGTTCGGCGCCGCTGCGGATCTGTTCCGGGCGTGCCGGCGAGCTGCCTTCGAGCACGAGGTCCGCGCCGAG from Pseudomonas ekonensis carries:
- a CDS encoding transglycosylase SLT domain-containing protein, whose protein sequence is MVRPSVLLLLCGSLLLPMTAAARLPGPLQAVPAAKVRDLAEIRSSRVLRVLVNQSRNSSGEVQGQAIGVEYHRLRAFEQYLNGHARDGQEISLKIIPKAKDQLLGALQRGEGDLVAPGELLDLQPGHAVASSEPIASNVPLVLVGIKGERRYTKVEQLAGKTLALPTGSAAGEAVDRLNQKLALHKLAPIKIEWVDPTLAVEDVLEMVQGGIFHLTIVEQPIAERWGKILPKLRFDKQLMISEPGEEYWFVRRDASMLRASIDRFLTGYKKPANEDAAFLRIYRRLYQVHYPLAKADRQRLESLRPTLQKHAEAQNMDWLNLAALAFKESALQPGARGGGGPTGLMQITPSAAQRVGVGNIQNLDGNVQAGAKYLAMIRRKFFNSPKLNERERMAFTLAAYNIGPERVQGMRAEARRRGLNPNQWFFQVERIAMEQVGMGAVSYVNSVNKYYLAFDRERESLEPRGQKVVSRK
- a CDS encoding Mpo1-like protein → MGKRHPNLPAWQWRAYPHNHQHPTNLVLHLIAVPLFIVAFLLIVSGVFSLSLASVAIGVIGIVAALALQRHGHSLEAQASEPFSDRKDAVSRLLVEQFLTFPRFLLSGGWWRAWRERHRRH
- a CDS encoding patatin-like phospholipase family protein, with amino-acid sequence MKKRVALVLGSGGARGYAHIGVIEEIERRGYEIACVAGCSMGAVVGGIYASGKLDEYRNWIESLDYLDVLRLVDVSFRLGAIRGEKVFGQIRKIVGEINIEDLRIPYTAVAADLTNQQEIWFQEGCLHQAMRASAAIPSLFTPVMQGNRMLVDGGILNPLPIVPVVSSHCDLIIAVNLNATNQRHYKLPVIQRPAAFRTRFDSLISSLGSKMPFRRKQAEQLLMLEQEALRAEAAEINPWVEGAEPETQQPAAAPERDGAPKSATGSFIIDNVGPASLLDLINQSFEVMQTSLAQYKIAGYPPDVLINVPKRVCRFFEFYKAPELIALGREIARDTLDRYEGEQP
- a CDS encoding methyl-accepting chemotaxis protein, translating into MGAWLSNISLKYKFWAVNAVAFVTTLLLVLYAVQLEQQSRSHAAQASAQAQAQLLKTWPAGQALPKTDQVLTFKRGEAPRLNDQPLLEITDGNGWVEINHLPLFGENPLMGAEVFGRADGQQVAVIAYGPSMSQVFSERFANYAVAVFILMLAMLGASQLLIRFLLSQLNTLKDVMLHVEKTGDLSARVPLACKDEVGQMANAFNAMQAGYQRVVTTVANTARQLDVGAARLASSMNEVRHGMLGQQSETDQAATAINEMTATVHHIAQHAGATRDLSQTADGLAGSGQQVVSRVQQSIAGLSSGVQQTAEMIQRLAEDSQKINGVVSVIHSIAEQTNLLALNAAIEAARAGEMGRGFAVVADEVRNLAKRVQTSTDEITTMVSALQAGTRDAVDFMQESSYKADDCVQQAQEAGEALAEITGAVAQMRESNTQIAVAAEQQSQVAEEMNRAVVSIRDVTEDTVQQTVDSATTSNELATLAGELSKAIGQLKL
- a CDS encoding DoxX family protein, with product MTSLINKVLFTRAGYGLTVLRIAVGVIFAAHGAQKLFGLFGGYGLAGTAQYMESIGLTPGYLMATLAGGTEFFAGLALIIGLLVRPAALGLTFLSLVAIFTVHIGNGLFMANNGYEFALALLGGSIAVLIEGAGKLSVDRAIAG
- a CDS encoding CHAD domain-containing protein — encoded protein: MIDRLVAHVLGLEVRLLACQARLAARTDPEALHDLRTTVRRLRSLLRPLRGLPGVEQLEGAAAAVGQLTTPWRDREVLAAYLLKHGRPEAAHRRLAQMAEAYPALAASAELASLLMILDAFPRFLRASQRQGLLKGLDTRIGKRLRKQWKNLDEALHDPAHDRHRLRLLIKRVRYGIEAYPELDRLPAAAMKHLKSAQGALGDWHDCWQWLAKAEQEADLLPCVPTWQATMVSAEAKADRVLDRLSEACFKP
- a CDS encoding response regulator produces the protein MSQTATILVIDDEPQIRKFLRISLASQGYRVLEAGTGTEGLAQAALNKPDLLVLDLGLPDMDGQQVLREFREWATAPVLVLSVRASEGQKVQALDGGANDYVTKPFGIQEFLARVRALLRQAPAGEAQQAALNFGPLTVDLAYRRVTLDGAEVALTRKEYAVLAQLARHPGRVITQQQLLKDIWGPTHTEDSHYLRIVVGHLRQKLADDPTRPRFIVTEAGVGYRLLSEASL
- a CDS encoding class I SAM-dependent methyltransferase, yielding MNALRPPARPAPITAHITQRNPKILLGGKHQPTLLRYLDGWPRRSGGPAAFLIQFVDDGESLARFADDSFDLAVIQAPGRDEAPQMIRQLTRVARQGLIARR
- a CDS encoding TatD family hydrolase; this translates as MQLIDIGVNLTNPSFADKHQAVLDRAYAAGVCQLVLTGTSVEGSEQALELCRQLDESGQRLFATAGIHPHSASDWNADSARRLQALLKEPGVVAVGECGLDFNRDFSPRPQQEKVLEEHLALAAELQLPVFLHERDASQRLLDILRDFRDRLPAAVVHCFTGEQKALFSYLDLDLHIGITGWICDERRGTHLHPLVKEIKRGRLMLESDAPYLLPRSLRPKPKNGRNEPAYLTEVLREVALHRGETEADLAAHTTACARAFYGLPALP
- a CDS encoding acyl-CoA thioesterase translates to MRFCDLLDAVRRQPELSVPAEWGQGRASFGGLVAALQYEVMRAKVPAERPVRSLAITFVGPVEPEVPVSFEVEVLREGKAVSQVLGRATQNGQVVTLMQGSFGGSRTSEVAVDAQPAPQMKHWDDCQELPYIKGVTPEFMRHLAMRWSVGGMPFTGNKSRDMGGWVRLRGDVPEEPVNESHLLALVDAWPPALLPFLSKPAPGSTLTWTVEFVQPLRDLTTLDWCKYLAQIEYAADGYGHVAAKLWSAEGELIAMSRQTVTIFA
- the greB gene encoding transcription elongation factor GreB, with product MSRYRPPRTAGTALITPEGEARMRAEFHELWHVRRPQVTQAVSEAAAQGDRSENAEYTYGKKMLREIDSRVRFLTKRLEALRVVSEKPSDPNKVYFGAWVTIEDEDGKQSRYRIVGPDELDLKLGLISIDSPLARALVGKALDAEVRVQTPTGEQFVYIVAIEYP